In Aspergillus nidulans FGSC A4 chromosome II, the genomic stretch CCCCGtgctgctggggctggtgTATGTGGTCAAGTGGGTAGCCAGAAGACAAAAATGGGCGTGATTTCTCCTGTAAATAGTCGTATGCTTCATTGACCACTAATTTCATCCAAGACTTGAAATAGAACCTGATTCTGCACTCTGCAGGCTTCTTCGGAGTTGCTGCGGATGAACCCCTTTCGTAGCTtttgctggatttctgagACGTCCAGTCCGCGAGCGTTGTACTGGTTCACGAGCTTCTCGGCGATGGCGCAGAATGTCGTATTGAGGACGTGCTCACTAATGGGCAGAGAGTCCAAGCCTTCGTCGGGAGAGCAGGCGCAAAGTGGAGGAAGCTCTGTTGCTCTAGCTTTCTCACACTGGGATTCGTTCTTGTTCGCGCTCGGCTTGCATGCACCGATTACAGGTTCTTGGCTCGGGACTGATTCGCTGCGAGGACTCTGCTCAGTCGAGCAAGACGGCTCAGATTTCACCTCCGCCACTCGCGACCGAGCCTCAGACGGATCTCGTCGAATTGCCGGAATAGCAACTTTCTGAGCTGCAACTGGATTGTCGACCATCCGCAGATACTCCTCTAGTGCATTAGGCGGTacgccgaggaagaaatgCAGATCTCTCAGCCTCTTGTTCTCAGCCTCTAATCTCTGGGCCGCCAGCCTGTGCTCGACGTCCCTGCGATCGAGCTCTTGCTGGAGACTGAGCACTTTGCGCTCGAGGTCCTGAAGATGATCCTGTCTCCGTGCTCTGCTCTTACGCTGGTTCTCCCTCACACGGGCGAGTTTATCTAATCGCTACGTATAGGTAAGAAAGTGATATCAGAAAGCTCGGGAGAACATGttaccttcttctccaaagctgAGGTCATCTTGCTCTTGCGCTTGGTGTTATGGAAAGGGTCCTGCAGCTGGACTGGAGAAAACTTCCAGTCCGCAGAAGCAAAATGCGAGCCAGAACCTGGTCATGtgactttgtttctttgGATTTCAGTTtcagctgcagaagcaatTATCACTAGTAATCTGCAGACCGGTATACAACTGCGGCTTGATCAATAACCCGGCTTCATATATCACAGTAATCTCATGAATGAGCATGGTCTATATGGAGCGTGGACCTGGCACTGGTCCGAGCCTCCGTCTGCGTCACAGTCACACCAGTTAGCTGGTGCGGTACAAAGTCGGCGCTCACCAGATCGCTGAGCTAATTGAcattcctcctcctcacATCATCGCCTTGGAGAAATCCCCCAATCTGCCAGGATCTCTGTCGCTTTTAACTATACTTTCTCCCACTGGATTTGTTTTCGACTGCCGCTATTTGCATCGCAAACCCACTGAATTCACTAACCCCAGACGGCCAGACCCCGGATCATCATGGTTTCCACCCGCCATCACCCAGACGACTTCCCACCACCTACATCCAAATCATCATCGCCTTTATCCCCAACGTCTGAGCCAAGCGGTGCCTCATCGAAAACATGGCTCCACACGCCGACCGCAATTCTTACGCTCTGGCTGCTCATCTCGTGCCCCCTCGTTCTCTGGGACGCCGGCTACTGCCTGTTGCGCCCGCACTCCATGCCCGGCGGAAAGTACCACTCCTTTTGGTCTGGATACAAATGGTACGGCACTGTGGATTACATCTATGGCTGGCCGGCGTTCAATGCGAACAATGGCTTTACAAATGCGCAGGCTGTCTTAAACTTGCTGGAGACCGGCGGATACCTTTATTACTTGTGGGTTGTGTATAGACACGGGACTGTCGCGGGAGACTCAAAAGGGTCGCGGGGGTCGCAGGGGACGCTGTCCTGGCTGCTGGCCACAGATAAGGTCGTTGCGGGGAGAATGGGGGCGACGGCGTTGTTGGCGGCGTTTAGCTCCTCTGTGAGCACAGTCTCGAAGACTGTCTTTACTGTACGACCCGTCCGCAATTCACTTGCGCGCAGAAGATAAAAAGATAATACCTTAAAGCTAACGATTTCAGGGTTGCAAGAATACTTCAGCAACTTCGAGAACATCGGCCACAATGAGTTCTGGCCAATGACTGCTTGGATCATCCTCAAGTACGTTGTACTGTTTGAAGATCTGCGCAGCACCTGCTAATCGCTCCTAGTGGCCTCTGGATCGTTGTCCCTGTGTGGaatcttcatgttctcgGGGAGGAGATTGTGTCCTTGCTTGCCAATGGCACTGGTGCTCCGCGTCAAAGTGGTCGTCTCAAGGCGCAGTAGCCTGGCACCGctattatatatacttgGAGCGGTGATGGGATTCAGCAGAGGATGTTTTATGTGTCGTATAGTACGCTATCCGTCGATCACTGAATGGTAGGTCTGAGATGAGTTTAGCGCTAGCGTTTGTCCTTTTGACTATCACAAGCTCTAGCAAAGGGAGCTTCTCTTGCGCAGTGGATTATATCCTAATTCAAATATCCCTTCTACCTATTTAAATACGGGTTGCtattatttttttctccctttgAAGTTTTCTTCACTGTAACTATGCTGCTAGAATGACATCACCACATGACACCCGCACCTACACCTACGACTACACCTACTATTGCGGGCACGAACTCAAAGAACATGAATAGAAATCATACCCAGGACTTGTATTGTAGCTTTAATCAGGCAGCTGCAACGAGAATATCTCCAGACCATGGCCACTTCAAATAGGAAGCGCATCGCCGTTGTCGGCGCCGGGGCAGCAGGAATGGTAACCCTACTCCCTTGAGCCATACACGCCTATACCCCAAGTATCCTACTGATCGTACGTTCAGTCCTGCGCCACAACTCTCTCAAAACACCCCGCCAAATTCGATATCACCCTAATCGACAGTGTGTCCCAGACCGGCGGGCAAGCAACCTCGCTACCACTCGACAGCAGCAAATACGGCGCATCCTGGCTGAACGACGGGGTGCAaggcggcagcagcatcttcaaGC encodes the following:
- a CDS encoding bZIP transcription factor (transcript_id=CADANIAT00004579) is translated as MTSALEKKRLDKLARVRENQRKSRARRQDHLQDLERKVLSLQQELDRRDVEHRLAAQRLEAENKRLRDLHFFLGVPPNALEEYLRMVDNPVAAQKVAIPAIRRDPSEARSRVAEVKSEPSCSTEQSPRSESVPSQEPVIGACKPSANKNESQSRPQYDILRHRREAREPVQRSRTGRLRNPAKATKGVHPQQLRRSLQSAESGSISSLG